AAAGGTATGCGGTATGACTCGGAAAAAAGATGAGAAAAGGGTATTTCATGAGCAGCTTAACGACAATTTCGGATTTTATTATACAATAAATGAGACCCTTTACCGTGGAAAGACCGCATTTCAGGATATTGAACTTGTCGATACCCCCGAATTCGGTAAGGTACTGTTGCTGGATAATATTACGCAGGTTGCAGAGAAAAATGATTATCAATACCATGAACCGATGGTACATCCGGCGCTGTGTTGCCATCCCAAGCCGCAGGATATTCTCGTTATCGGTGGCGGTGACGGTGGTATACTTAAAGAGGTTTTAAAATATCCAACGGTACGGAAAATTCATTTTGCGGAACTGGATAGTGATGTAGTCAATTTTTCCAAAAAGTATCTCTCTTCAATGAACAAGAATTCCTTTGACCAGCCCCGGGTACGGATGAATTTCACCGACGGCCGTGCGTTTGTTGAAAAAAGGAATAAGGAATTTGATGGGGTCATTATGGATATGACTGATCCCTTCGGACCGTCAAAAATGCTCTATACCAAAGAATTTTTCCAGGCGGTGAAACGATCGCTCAAGAATCCCCGGGGGGTTTTCGTTATGCATTCCGAGTCGCCGATAACCCGCCCGGTAGCATTTAATTGCATAAATAAAACATTAGGTAAAGTGTTTACTCATGTTAATATCGTATATATTTATATACAGATGTATGCTGTATTGTGGTCAATCGCTGTTTGTTCCGATGAAACCGATATTTCGAAGACAAAGGCAGCGGTAATAAACAGAAGGCTTGAGACGTATGGTATTACCAATAATAAGGTCTATACCGGAGCGACTCATCATGCTATGCTGGCGGCCTATCCTTATATCGAAGATATACTTAAAACACGGGCGCCGATCATTACTGACAGCAAACCGGATTTCCCCGACAGTCATATTTGATTCTGTTTCGGGGAGGTATCCGGCAGATTTTTCCTGCAAAAACGACGGTAACGGTACGTATGGATTATAAGCAGCTTCGGGACCTCGCGTTACATCATGAGACACCGGTACTCTTTTTGTCGAAAAACCGACTGAAAGCGAATTGTGATGCTCTTCATTCGGTGCTTCCGGGAGTCGATATTTATTATGCGGTAAAATCAAATTCGATTCCCGAAATACTCACGGTGTTGGCAGAGGAGAATATGTTCTTTGATGTCTGTACCAGCGGTGAAATTGAAGATGTCCAAGCTGCCGGAATTACCGGCGCGCGATGTCTTCATACGCATCCGGTAAAAACCGATCGTGAAATTAAAAATGCCCTGGATTTCGGGATTTCGCTGTTTGTGGCCGATAATGAGTATGAACTCAAAAAGCTGGTCCCTTATAAAGATACGCTGAAAGTGCTGATCCGATTGAGTATCCAGAATCCCGGATGTGTGGTAAACCTCTCTCATAAATTCGGTGTTGAGCCGGAAGCGGCCTTTGATCTCATTAAAGCTGCTCATGAGAGGGGGCTGATGGTTGAAGGGATCTGTTTTCATGTTGGTTCCCAGAACGAAAATTCGCTCAAATTCAATGAAGCCCTCGAATATTGCAGGGACATATGCCGCAAGGCGGCCTTAGCCGGTATTGTCCTTAAGATTATCGATATTGGAGGAGGGTTTCCCATCGATTATGTAACCAGTGCGGTTCCTCTGACAAAGTTCTGTCTCCCGGTTAACGAGTATCTGGAGCGATATTTTGCAGGATACCGGATAATCGCCGAGCCCGGCCGGTATATCAGCGGTACGTCCATGACGCTTGCAACAAGCATTATCGGCAAGTCATTGCGTAACGGGGTGTGGTGGTATTATCTTGACGATGGTGTGTATGGTTCGTTTTCCGGGAAGATATACGACCATGCCGATTACCCCATGATTGTTCCCCGGGAAGGAGAACGGTTTAGCTCGACACTTGCAGGACCGACCTGTGATTCGATTGATGTTATCTACGAAAACATTCCGCTTCCGGAACTTGAAATCGGCGACATTCTGCTTTTCGAGTCGATGGGGGCATATACAAATGCAAGCGCATCGAATTTTAACGGCTTTCCAAAAGCGAAAGTTGTCGTGATAGACTGAAGAGGTAGAGAGAAATCTTTATGAGTACTGAAATGAACTATCAACAGTCGGAGGGAACATCGATCTGGCTGGAAAATCTTGTTGACGGTACCGCCGGATTGAGAATTAAAACCCGTCAGGCGGTATCCTGTTCCGCAAGTCCGTTCCAGAAAATCGAGGTATTCGATACCTATGCATTCGGCCGGATACTCGTTCTCGGCGGGGTTATTGTTCTTACCGAAAAGGATGAGGGTATTTATCACGAAATGATTACCCATCCGGCCATGCTTATGCATTCGTCACCGGAGAACGTATGTATTATCGGCGGCGGTGACGGTGGTTGTTTGCGGGAAGTCCTGAAACATGATTGTGTTAAAAAAGCGACGGTTGTTGAAATCGACGAGCAGGTAAAGGAGACGGTTGCACAGTATTTTCCAGGTTTGGCCGAGGGATTTTCCGACGCCAGGACCGAAATCATTGTTCGTGACGGGTTCGATTATTTAAACAATTCGGATGAGAAGTACGATATAATAATTGTCGATTCTTATGATCCCGGCGGACCGGTGCAATCGCTCGAGACTGCCTCATTCTTTGCGGTTGCCGCAGAACGGCTTAATAAAAAGGGTGTCGCGGTGTTTCAGACCGATTCTCCCGTACGCCGCGGGGATTTTTTCAGACAGGCCGCCCGCAATATCGCATCATACTTTACGGTATCACAACCCTATCTTTGTATGGCGCCGTCATTCCCGGGAGGAATATGCAGTTTTGTTATTGGCGCCGGCGATAATGTTGCTGTTTCCGGATTCAATCGTGAACGATATAATGCACTTGCCGGTACATGTTGCTATTATAACGAAAAGGTGCATTCCGGAGCATTTTTACTTCCAGAAAATATAGCAAAGTTACTTGAGTTATAAATTAGCGAGGACGAAATTATGAATGAAAAGAAACACGATGATTTTTTTGATGAAGGCAAAGAGAAGCAGAGTCCCCAGCAGGACCTGATGGATCTTATTGAGAAGCAAGACAGGAAATCCACGGCAAAAACTTTTTCAAAGGGTGACAAAGTCTCCGGTCCGGTGATCAAACTCGGAAGTGAATATGCATTTCTGGACATCGGCGCTAAAAATGATGCGGTCATGAAGGTGGATGAATTGAAAGACGAGAGTGGCGAAGTGCCGGTCAAGGAAGGAGATACGATTGAAGGATATATTATCTCCGACAGTGAGGGAGAGATTGTTGTCAGTCGTTCTCTTGCCGGTTATAGCGGCAGCATCGCGGATCTGAGAAATGCGATGAATTCAAGAATGCCGGTCCAGGGGAAGGTCACCGGCGTCAATAAAGGCGGCTTG
This genomic window from Chitinivibrionales bacterium contains:
- the speE gene encoding polyamine aminopropyltransferase; translated protein: MTRKKDEKRVFHEQLNDNFGFYYTINETLYRGKTAFQDIELVDTPEFGKVLLLDNITQVAEKNDYQYHEPMVHPALCCHPKPQDILVIGGGDGGILKEVLKYPTVRKIHFAELDSDVVNFSKKYLSSMNKNSFDQPRVRMNFTDGRAFVEKRNKEFDGVIMDMTDPFGPSKMLYTKEFFQAVKRSLKNPRGVFVMHSESPITRPVAFNCINKTLGKVFTHVNIVYIYIQMYAVLWSIAVCSDETDISKTKAAVINRRLETYGITNNKVYTGATHHAMLAAYPYIEDILKTRAPIITDSKPDFPDSHI
- a CDS encoding type III PLP-dependent enzyme, yielding MDYKQLRDLALHHETPVLFLSKNRLKANCDALHSVLPGVDIYYAVKSNSIPEILTVLAEENMFFDVCTSGEIEDVQAAGITGARCLHTHPVKTDREIKNALDFGISLFVADNEYELKKLVPYKDTLKVLIRLSIQNPGCVVNLSHKFGVEPEAAFDLIKAAHERGLMVEGICFHVGSQNENSLKFNEALEYCRDICRKAALAGIVLKIIDIGGGFPIDYVTSAVPLTKFCLPVNEYLERYFAGYRIIAEPGRYISGTSMTLATSIIGKSLRNGVWWYYLDDGVYGSFSGKIYDHADYPMIVPREGERFSSTLAGPTCDSIDVIYENIPLPELEIGDILLFESMGAYTNASASNFNGFPKAKVVVID
- the speE gene encoding polyamine aminopropyltransferase codes for the protein MSTEMNYQQSEGTSIWLENLVDGTAGLRIKTRQAVSCSASPFQKIEVFDTYAFGRILVLGGVIVLTEKDEGIYHEMITHPAMLMHSSPENVCIIGGGDGGCLREVLKHDCVKKATVVEIDEQVKETVAQYFPGLAEGFSDARTEIIVRDGFDYLNNSDEKYDIIIVDSYDPGGPVQSLETASFFAVAAERLNKKGVAVFQTDSPVRRGDFFRQAARNIASYFTVSQPYLCMAPSFPGGICSFVIGAGDNVAVSGFNRERYNALAGTCCYYNEKVHSGAFLLPENIAKLLEL